A region from the Lolium perenne isolate Kyuss_39 chromosome 4, Kyuss_2.0, whole genome shotgun sequence genome encodes:
- the LOC127296721 gene encoding uncharacterized protein codes for MLERGSASTAIVVAAERERCGGERERCGGDRGHWRAGELRRRAGELRRRAGELRRRAGVLRWRSWSPASGRAAAASGSGAAAIVVAGERERCGGELEFCGGDRGRRRAGELRRRAGALRRRSWSLASGRAAASERESCGGELEFCGGDRGRRRAGELRRLAGALRRARVLRA; via the coding sequence ATGCTGGAGAGGGGGAGCGCTTCGACGGCGATCGTGGTTGCTGCTGAGCGGGAGCGCTGCGGCGGCGAGCGGGAGCGCTGCGGCGGCGATCGTGGTCACTGGCGAGCGGGAGAGCTGCGGCGGCGAGCGGGAGAGCTGCGGCGGCGAGCGGGAGAGCTGCGGCGGCGAGCTGGAGTTCTGCGGTGGCGATCGTGGTCGCCGGCGAGCGGGAGAGCTGCGGCGGCGAGCGGGAGCGGTGCGGCGGCGATCGTGGTCGCTGGCGAGCGGGAGAGATGCGGCGGCGAGCTGGAGTTCTGCGGCGGCGATCGTGGTCGCCGGCGAGCGGGAGAGCTGCGGCGGCGAGCGGGAGCGCTGCGGCGGCGATCGTGGTCGCTGGCGAGCGGGAGAGCTGCGGCGAGCGAGCGGGAGAGCTGCGGCGGCGAGCTGGAGTTCTGCGGCGGCGATCGTGGTCGCCGGCGAGCGGGAGAGCTGCGGCGGCTAGCGGGAGCGCTGCGGCGAGCGAGAGTGCTGCGTGCTTGA